The genome window CTTTAGTAATAACTCTATTAATTAAccaatacaggttgtgagaagctgcagtagttttaggcggctgagacgttcgttatgtaaaaattgacgatttaaagttttactatgttacctactgaataaagatatttttgaatttgaataataatatattataattatatgaatATTTGCACACCTGCTTGCAGGTTGCCTACATGCAGtgttttatttagaataagatctttaactttacaccgtagtatcacgggttcgaatgccgTCTCGGGCTCAAAATCACTGatgaatttatatttatgtttggacctgtaatgtactaaccgaactagggaccacaaagtgatttttgtgatatgtccccgggaatcgaacctgggacctccgtatcgtgagcttGGGCCGTTGCACAATTATTCTATgactatagatagatagatagataaaaactttattgagcacaatggacacaaaatacagagataaggacagcatatacagaaaagcacaacaggcggccttttatttagtcatcatcatcatcagcccattaacgtccccactgctggggcacgggccttccctatggatggatagggagatcgggctttaaaccatcacgcgggcccagtgcggattgatggttattaacgactgctaatgcggcTGCATTAGGTACCGGCtagtaccaacggcttaacgttccttccgaagcacggaggaggtcgaAATGAAAACTGTTCTTTTTTTGACAATTATTAGTAATACATAATTGAATATTTCCACCGCTTTGAAGGGCTTTTTCATACCATTTATATGCACCCTAACCCGGCATAAGGCCGCGATAACGCTGTCCATATTACGCCGACACAAATCGTCGCAACCCCCTAGCCAAAGTGAATTCTTATAGCTAACAGGGTTGTAATGGCTCGCACTAAGATTTAGGGAAGATGGGGACCGAAATTCACTTGGGGTTTGTTTGGCGTCTCGGTTTTCTGTTTAAGAAGGGTTAAGCTTAGTTCGCGCGCTTATTTAAGCGAGTTCTAAGTTTAAAAAacgacaaatatttttatacataaacttGGTATAGGCGCCCCAAGTAATCtccagtgataaaaatatttatttttatcgctTAAACCACTGGCGGAAGCCGTCCGTTAAAAtacatttccttctttaatcgTAACTCTTCCTTTTGTCGTAGTCGGGTTCAAAaagggtcccgggttcgattcccggtgggaacatttcacaaaaattactttgtggtccctagtttggttagacaaTTTGCAACCACTGATATAAGATAGGGATGAGTCTAGTCTAGGTAAGTTCTAGAGCCCGCGGCAAGCGCGCTAGTTATTGaggacttcgaccaatagacgcagcgaatgctaacCGCGTTtattattatcccgttttttcacagggtccgcttacctaacctgaagatttgacaggtctggttttttcacagaagcgactgcctgtctgaccttccaacccgcgaaggaaaagccagcccaatacagattaggacagatacctccgaaaatgcatttctctggaatatgggtttcctcacgatgttttccttcaccgctgagcacgtgataatcatttatgatttaaacatgaattcgtaaacaattcgacaatcattcatttaggcctgtgctggattcgaacctgcgacctcaaggtgagaggcaagcgttctaccaacttggcTACGTGATTAGGACACATACCTCCgcattcctcgggaatgtgggtttcctcatgatgttttccttcaccgctgagcacgtgatagatCTAAATCATTTAGTTGTGTGCGCACAAATGTcgattagcaatattgcttttgtttaTGGAGAgtgttagtattattttttattgtataattacatCAACCGCCCAGACCTCTACCATAAGTTACTAGTTAGAACATCTATGAATAATGCCCCCAGGACAAATGGGTCACACGAATCATCTGCAATACATCCAATAACGGCGGATAGTAAAATGCAAATTGTACCCTCAGGGAGTATGCCGGTGTCGAATTAGTCATACATTTCATAGCAGGGTTGGGGTAGGGTAGAAATGTcgccgccctgtagttccgggcgcaagaatagggctacggtaccccctgcctgtcgtaagaggcgactgaaaggggacactggggatcgtgagtgataagggcgggggcccgaaccactcaacacacgatctccgggatggacggcaatgcgatatggcctcgcatcgccgtaaaactgggatggcgtaggggtggggatctaccccgggacgcgctttagtgaaagcaagtgcgaggggagcaccggtgcgttcgacagagatcccggagctccccgacatgcaccgcagagggccatcggaggggttttagtcggtaggagtccgacataacctcgtcgctcccccgggtggcgaggtatccatgaggatttccccttcgttaccaaaaaaaaaaaaaaaaaaaaaagggtagAAATGTCGAGTAATGTCTATTCATACATGCCTATTCTCCACCgggaaagcagagactatggaattccatttgcttcgatcctgacatacttctcttgcttcgtccaccgtcatcaatcgtttcatagacGCACAGTACCTTCTagtaatacaaaatactttatttgtagaaaaccaataagtacttacactatTATAGGTaattggagcctccttttaagcgtagcgcccccttcggccgccatcgcaaccacgTTTCGCAACGAGTTGCAAAGGAAGAATTTTACTCCTTTGTTAATACGCAACCAGTTGCCAACGAAGACTCTGCTCTTCCCGAGAAAACACATTGTAAGtactacaaataagtaaaataaacaacGAAAAGTAACTTACATACTATAGGTAACGAATGcgtgaaaaaaatataggtgattgtgtgtatgtgtgcttGAAATAATCGTAACCCTATTAttctatcatttttaagtaaGCCTCTATCTTTTCgtaatttttagatttaagcCATTTAGAAATAATGATTTTACatgcataatatattttatcataatatatacacttctttattaattttattatacaagGATGCCGAGTTATGatcaaaaaagtattttatttttaaagatgtgttgctttttagtgttttttcatgtcttaaataatttaatttaaaaacaatctcacatttcgaataattttagaattaaatatttttgagaaataaaatataaaatcaaattctAAAAGCTTCGTTCATTTCAAGAGCTTTCAAATATAAGtatctattacttatttaaatcttcatTATAAACGAAATCGTAAACTGATTAAATGGCTAAGCCAAAGAttttataaaatgcttatcttAAAATAGACGCCGCAGtctaaaattttcaaaaaataattcaaattttattgttgatttatttagaattttattgttattttgattttattatttaagtatgacatttatgacgtcattataaCAGTTTTATACCCTGACCATAGTTGTGGAATGATATCCATAACTAGACAATGAATAGTGCCGGCTTGATTTGTCCCTCTGTCGACCGTTACAAGACTACTtgttttaagtatataatttacgtATTCAACTTTATAGGTTTTATTCTTCAAACAGTAAAATCGCTTTTTTATATAGTCACACACAGAATTTGCAATTTTCGTTATAGAAAAGTACAAGATTTATCTGTGTATTTGATTTGTCGGTGTgtgttgtatgtgtgtgttatatTATTTCACAGACGACATGACTATCCTAATATGAGAGCTAAATCGAATTATATGTTGTCAGTTTTGTCACGTATACATAGTATCTGATAGCAACTCCGTAATGGATATTAGTCCGACATGCTATTTCCATTTAATTAATTTGCTCTCATGTAAGGAGTGTTGAGATCTTGTAATCTGAATGGATATGGGTGTATTAAGACGGTATTCCATCATTTTAGGACGACGGCTTTGATATAGCGATATTTAGATGTTACATTTTCATAATTATGATATCATTTCAGGTCTTTACATCTTTGTGAGATGATTTGTGACAGctttttaaatgatattataaCACCCAACAAATTTAGgtgttaattcaaattcaaattcaaaattcaaattcaaaaatatctttattcagtaggtaacatagttacactttgaatcgtcaattttacataacgaacgtctcatccgcctaaaactactgcagcttctcacaacctgtatagccggggaaaagaagctgcaagaaaaacctcggcacagggccctagacgttctttaaaaaaataaaaataaacataaaatattggtatacaattgagtaatttagctgcctaatatcagttctcagacagttaatcccatgcattcatatcttctaaataatcactaactttataataaccttttttgtaaagttatgCGTGATATAAAGTGTTAAGTTTgtgaataagtatataaaataattatttaaataacataaacagcctatagacgtcccactgctgggcacaggcctcccagtTGGTGGACGTGTTGTTACCAATAGCTTAAAGCTCATACTGCTTAGTTTGGCATTCCACGttaagcgcttcgcatcgtccatcattatgcgcactgctatggagtggaattctctgccgtcttctataTTTTGGAATGCATATAACCTGGGTGCTTTcagtaacaaccctgacaccagggttgatggggttggtaatccacctcacaacccacacgatagaagaagtgcaaaataataaaaataaatacataagtacCATTAGTACTTATTACTTCCATTCTAACCTGTTTACAAAAGTTTCTAATAATCCGACAAACTGTCAAATGCTATTAGAAACGAGAATGTATTAGGCCGGTTAAGGGTAGTGttcgaaaaatcgatagttttactatcgatagtaaacagccaaaatcagatgatctacccaaccgataggcctatcgatagtatcgatagctcttttttggcgatactattgataagcaacgatagtatcggtAGTTTTTCATTTctcaactatcgatagtatcaatagtttttcattttttaactatcgatagtatcgatactatcgatagtatccaaaaaacgatagtatcgataattaatcgatagtatcgttacttatcaatagtatcacTAAAAAATTGCAATCTATACTATCGATAgagtcgatactatcgattaattatcgatactatcgttttttggtaaactatcgatagttcgatcgaaaactatcgatagggcactatcgagcggcaacactagttAAGGGGTAGAAGTTTACAAATTATCGTGAACTCATGATTATTTTAAACAGTTATTTATGCTGTTTGTTtaccaatttaaaattaaaaaaaaagtccctgattatatttttacacaaatGATTCCAATATGTGTTGCCAGACTTAGCTAATGGGCGAGACGCGCATTTCCAAACGCCACCTTGTATTTAGATGTCGCTTGCGCACTTAAGGGCTTAAAACGCGTGACGGGTTTGTTAATACGCGCCTGACACGGGCTTCGCATTTTAAGCTGAGTTTACACTTAAAGCTGAGAGATTTTCAATCTTAACTTACGAAATGGCCTTCTGAAAGcacaattgtatttatttaggaTATTATAGTAACGATAATTTGATAAAATCAGGCGTATAATAGTGGTTTATTATGATTAGACTACCAAAGGACATCATAGatgctaataatattaatttttttaaatttaaattaaagaaaTGATTAGTCGAGCCGTCGTTCTATAGTTACAGAGAATTCattgaaatgaaaattttaaatgttaataattttacttagTACTATTATGCGGTAttaacataaacagactatgctgccactgctgggcacaggcctcctctcaatcaaccggagggggtatggagcatactccaccgcgctgctccaatgcgggttggtggaggtgattttacggctaatagccgggaccaacggcttaacgtgccctccgaagcacggaatcttcttactttttcggacaatcaggtgattcaagcctgaaaagtccttaccaaacaaaggacagtctcacaaagtgatttcgacaatgtccccattgtacggtattacttactatttattattatctttttttcttaTTGATCTCTCATGTAATGTACatcttataacttaaaaattaatCGCAAAATGGAGAGCTTTGATTCACactattttataacttttttgcGCTGTTGGTAAGCGCATAACTCAACTACTTTTACTTCTTCCACTCTGTTGAgaattgcaacataaaataccttaaaaaaaaagttataaaatagtGTGAATCAAAGCTCTCCATTCGGGACAATTAGTGGCTTGCTtttcagaggagctcggtggcgcagcggttaacgcgctcggtctgcgattgttgaagtaaagcaactatcgcaaaggccggtcataggatgggtgaccacaaaaaaaagctttcatctcgagctcctccgtgcttcggaatgcacgttaagccgttggtcccggctgcattagcagtcgttaataaccatcaatccgcactgggcccgcgtgatggtttaaggcccgatctccctatccatccatagggaaggcccgtgccccagcagtggggacgttaatgggctgataatgatgagtgGCTTGTTTTCCCACTGAGATGGCTCAATGCCGCACTTTTTCATCACGTCTTTGTACCGAAAGAGTTGACCCACTGAtcttataatcataataataatgttattaccaCATTAGCTGCGTTGTTTGATTCTGTACCtggaaataaaaacaacatattattattaagtacgtgtaaacattatttataaaatatataacttaaaaaacaagtaatactaaataataataataataataaaaacaatgtaaatccaccacaggcttcgtcagtaccaacattcagattcaaaaacaaaaataaatcagcCTATAAAGGTGCGAGCAGACCAAAAATCCTTCCGCATCGTTCGCTACGCCCTGACAGAATTTTCAATTGTAAATTGTGAAATTATAATCAGTATTATCACAGAACAGAGAAGCTCGGTTGTTGCTTTGTTAATAATTTAGACGAATAATTACTGACGAGTGTCTGCCGAAGTACACGAACTATTGGTTCGTGTTTTAGGTATTACTTTTGTGATGATTTTGTTTTCATgaacagggtgttaatgacattgtaacgaatactgaaggattcagactatgattctgatttaatatcaagtcgcaaaatacatgtttttttattaattactttaaatcctatacttttgcgatagaaaaattcaattgatattaactcagaatcattagcTGAATGACCCCCTTATTCAGTACAATGTcaattacaccccgtacaagtacgtacagatagccatacaagtgcgtacgAGTATTAGTGATACcgcaacaaatactgagagggatgattcaggccatgattctgggttgatatcaagtggagtttcctgtcggaaaattcatgaaaattttaatgtttttttattattattatcagttccatacttttgcgacgggaaattccacttgatatcaactcgaaatcatggtctgaatcatccctctactttttcgttacgatgtcactaacaccctgtatagtgaaTAGTAATATTTTCCCGGATATGCCGGCTCAGAGGCCCTGGACTAAACAGCTACATGGAAGTATTGTAAGTTTGCCTTAACATCAAAGTTAGCCCTAATAAAAATAGCGTAGATACATCACAtcctacttaataataaaaacaatagccCTTAAGCCCATCCGTCACCATCCTCTTAAAAACGTTAACGTCAATTTTGAAAGTCGAAAAAAGCTCCCTTCTCCTTTCCCCCCCAAAAATCCCCTTAAGCAAATTGCATCAGCATCAATTTCCAAATTGGTAGGTAAGTATCTGGGTTTATGAATTTCCAAAACAATTTTCTTCCGCTCTTGGCGGCCATTTTTCATTCAAGTACGCATTGTTGAGAAACGTAACGCACGAGGCACGAGCACTAGTAATACCTTGCTATTGGACGCAAGTCACAAGAGTTATgcggatttttatttatttaaataacagcCTTGTAATGTATTCgtctcaataaaaataaaaataaatgtcggCTCGTTGCCAtacactacgtcttcactccaccccTGTACAGAcccgtacagtttactttttaattgtggtCACCGAGTAGTGCATTGCCCGAGGCGACAATTGAAGGCCTGAGATGCAGAAGTCCCTAAGTCCGAAAACCGAGTTTTACAATAGAAGGAGTTAAAGATGAAAAATGAAAAGTcaatttataagaaataaatcaactatattttcaaaaaaaagaaCCATCTTTTTCTTACCACTATTATAGAAATAATCAACTCTTAAAATTAAGTCATTCAGTTCAAACGGCTGGTCTTAGCCTCTTTTATCATTGGTATTTAGGACTAAGGGACATCGGTTGACTATTAGTTGGACTTAAGATTAAAACGTATATAATGCAACGGACTTAaaggggattctcttaaaatgcataaatggttttgtcataattttaattatcataatccttttcgcataacgttttttaaaaATGCATAGTAGTaatttcccataataacatccaaGAATACTGGTCtcttaggtataacttatttttggactaatatttgttggtataaattttattcgcatataaataggtatccataatttcatttttagaataatagtgttttgtcataatttttacaaagcataacagtaggttagggtgcggcgggggtggccctggggccacccctacgccgccagcatgtttatcttacacacaaaaagtatactgaatgatcaccaacagcatgaaatagagtcaaaaaatataaaaagtcacaatcatgaaccaaatcaATCATGAACTtgcaacagtggctgcaagttgtctttgattacttgtggctctgcccaccccattagggattacgggcgtgagtttatgtatgtatgaaccaaatgcagccaaggaaaaagtaagtttcggaaatgttcaaagttgtgccaaaacttttcttattcggagtatagtttttatgcttataatacttatgcttatatgtcattattgtcattaattattatgcttatgcttaaaaagttatgacaaattaatactatgcgtaactaataataggacaagtaacattatgccatggtacattattacataaaaaaatatgcgtaaaaatagagaaccgacTTAAAGACTTTATCATAACACCACTTGACTTTATCAGCGCTCTAACCTACGTatcgtatatatatatgtataacaacctactctacctgtgtgtgtctgtgtttttatctatctatctatctatctacctgtgtttcacaaataaatcaatttgtatttgtatttttcatactttATACTTAGGGTTTTTTTACAAATAGGTTGGACTTAGTcacttttattatataaaatagcaGTAATTAGGGACTTATTAGCTAAAATAAGGTTTACTTAGTGCCTTTTTATTACTAAGGGACTTTTTGATTACAAAATCAAAAATtttgattaaattgtcttaaggggcctatacgtgttggcttcggccccacgcacgcatTGCAAatgtccgggactccatagtcccgagatatggaaatgacaaacataataataattcacgCTTCTTCAAAAGGCAGTAATTCTAAATACATACCGCATCGTCAGGAAGTTTTTATCtctgaaacaataaaagcaCTTGGCTACGGCCCGTGCCACTTGAACCTCTTCGGagagaattataaatatatgttaTAACATTGTCAAATGTAATACGATTCTGACAAGCCGACTTTGGCTATAAAGACGGCCCTgggccgtgtttatcaaaacttacaagtgtACACGTTCATAAGTTACAAGTTACTTACAAGTACGAGTACTTAAgtttatcaaaaaaacaatatcgcTTATTCCCATGACTTAGACAGACGAAGCtcttcagaaaaaaaaacgtattcattttaatttgtCGTCGCGAGGATTTGTGTCCTTTGAGTCTTTAGGCTTGATTTATTGCTGCAGAGCCTGCGCGTTACACCCACATTAGTCTGAATCTACCTTTATTTGGAGCCCGAGTTAGTTCAAAGGAACATTGTACAAACGTAATTTGCGTATGTCACGTCAAACTTGGCATGAAAaaaacttaagttttttttttttcagtggtCTTTTGTGTTCGGACATAGAATTGCcaaggttctctatttttactcataaaattttatgtaataatttaacttggcatactgttacttgtcctattattagttacgcatagtattcaTTTGTCATaaccttttaagcataattttgaaactcataactactataagcataataattaatgacatataagcataattattataagcataaaaactatactccgaataagaaaagttttggcacaactttgaacatttttgaaacttacttttccttggctgcatttggttcatgattgtgacttttaaaatttttgactctatttcatgctgttggtgatcattcagtatacttttcgtgtgtaagatagaCATACTGGctgttggaggcgatggtcgctccggtaaataaaactcttcgagatgttaaagtggactgtattagaATTAAGaactaggaaatatttacataaagttaaAAGATACAAGAAAACgtgcctcgtcggcaaagtccgtggcgtaaagtcctgtaatattgccataggaCAAAATATTgcagtaaaaataatatagaccttgatgttgccaacatgcTGCGGCCTCACAGAATatgacttatttttaaattgaagtaATTAACCTTTTAAAGCACAACTTATAGAGTAGAATATCAAACTATTAAAGACATACTACTGAAGTGAAGCTAATCAATTCAATGTAAAACATTCATTTTAATGTATTCTATGAAGCACATGAATaacatttcttttaagttaaGTGAAAAACAATCTAGTGAAAACTTTAGACACATAAGTACAAATAGTAACCTTTTACATCTGATACAATGCCTTTATATAAGTTAAAGAAAAACTATCGACCAGAGTATAGATGTACAACAGTTTTAagaaattgttattattaaaagagAAAACATTACATCTCATAACAATATTTGTAAGAAAACTGTTTGCAAaatgaaaacattaaaataataattttatgtaacttattctatataaaaatatcctataataggtatgtaagtaAAACATAACAATGTATCTTAAGGTGAGTAAAAAACATAAGCATCAatcttataaaacaaaataactttgtaatctTATTCTAAAATTTACCTACCAATGCATGTAATGCTCATTCCGAATAATGAGTTGTGTAACgtgaatttttaaataatatcaagGGGTATTCCTTAACATAGGTAACATTAGCATGGTTAAGCCTGCCCCCTACTCTTAAAAGGCCCTGTTCATCTACAAATGGAAACAAAGGCTTTAAGATACCTACCTTTCAAAACAATAACCATTTCCTATAGAGTGGAATTCCTCTTTAAGTGAAGCAAAGTAATCATGTTTCAAAACCAGTCTCAATGCATTATTTAAACTCAGCACTAGACAAATAgttattacgttttttatcGTTTTTAGATTTAATATTGCGACAGAATCTCAGTACATAAGTAAACTCgtgttatttttgtatggacgAATACTTGTAAATATAATAGATTACCTCTGCTTGCGATTGCGCGACCATGGAGATCACGGCGCTGGAGGACGGGCTTCAGGTAGGTTTGCAGGTGACCCGGGTGTAGCAGACTTCAGCTCAGGTAAATTAACAGGTAAGTCCATATGTTCATTGAATGAATACTCACTGTTTCGCAGAAAGTCTGGGCCGTGCCACCATAACTTGGAGTGTGGAAGATCACTGGGGTTAATACCTCTGCTTACTAGATCGGCAGGGTTATCAATAGTATTAACATAAAGCCAGTGAAAGTTGGATGTTAAGTCGCAAACAACTTTTATTCTATTTGCCACATATGCTCCCAGCTTTGCCACCTCTGTCTTCATCCAAGCAAGTACTATCTTGCTATCAGAGAACAAGTATACGTTATGGATGGGAATTTTTAACTGAATAGTTTCATACACTTTTTTAACTAACTTTGCAAGTAACAGACATGCATTCAACTCAAGCCTGGGAACAGTTAGGCTTTTACTAAGGGGATTAATCCTGGATTTAGAGCAAAGTAAACTTAGCAGGACCTCACCTGTCGACGATGTGACCCGCAGGTATGTACAGCAACCATAAGCCACCTTGCTGGAGGCATCGGCAAACCCAATGAGCTCCACCTTGACTGCTTGTTTCACAGGAATAttcctacttaaataaattggCTCTAACTTATTCAAGCTTTCTATAAATTGTAACCAttcattttttatgttttcaggGAGAGGAGAGTCCCAACCTACGTTTGCAGACCATATCTTCTGTAGTATGACCTTTGCCCTAACTATAATGGGGCTTGCGTAACCCATGGGATCGAAAAATTTGCAAacgtaacttaaaatattacgCTTAGTTACTCGTTTAAAATCGTATGGTCCAGGGGATGAAATTATGAAAGAATCGTCACTTAAATCGACATTCAAACCTAGTGCTTTAAAACTCTGATTCTCTGGGCTAGGCAGCTCATTTAAGTGCCGCTGTTCCGGCAGTATGTCAGACAAGACGTCAGGGTTGTTGGATGTCCATTTATGTGTCTGAAATCCACCTCTAGCAAGCATTTCCCGCAACTCATTCTTTGCTGTAACTAACGTAGATAAGTCGTCATTAGAATATAAAATGTCATCAACGTAACAACAATTATCTAGAATAAATGAAGCTAATGGGAGCTCATTATTAAATCGCGTTGATAACTCTTTTAAACA of Pectinophora gossypiella chromosome 16, ilPecGoss1.1, whole genome shotgun sequence contains these proteins:
- the LOC126373819 gene encoding uncharacterized protein LOC126373819 isoform X1 yields the protein MNEHSRSTRLRTVFDGSLKGSKGVSLNDLLLNGPVVQRDLFDIILLYRFGAYTITADIRHMFRNIRINPQYTSLQNVLWRDSPNEDIKCIQLDTVTYGLKSSSYLATRCLKELSTRFNNELPLASFILDNCCYVDDILYSNDDLSTLVTAKNELREMLARGGFQTHKWTSNNPDVLSDILPEQRHLNELPSPENQSFKALGLNVDLSDDSFIISSPGPYDFKRVTKRNILSYVCKFFDPMGYASPIIVRAKVILQKIWSANVGWDSPLPENIKNEWLQFIESLNKLEPIYLSRNIPVKQAVKVELIGFADASSKVAYGCCTYLRVTSSTGEVLLSLLCSKSRINPLSKSLTVPRLELNACLLLAKLVKKVYETIQLKIPIHNVYLFSDSKIVLAWMKTEVAKLGAYVANRIKVVCDLTSNFHWLYVNTIDNPADLVSRGINPSDLPHSKLWWHGPDFLRNSEYSFNEHMDLPVNLPELKSATPGSPANLPEARPPAP